From the genome of Macrobrachium nipponense isolate FS-2020 chromosome 43, ASM1510439v2, whole genome shotgun sequence, one region includes:
- the LOC135213548 gene encoding barrier-to-autointegration factor-like, which produces MSSTSQKHRNFVAEPMGEKNVTELAGIGPVLGERLESKGFDKAYVVLGQFLVLKKNKELFIDWLKDTAGANSKQSGDCHQCLSDWCEEFL; this is translated from the exons ATGTCCAGCACAAGTCAAAAACATCGTAATTTTGTGGCAGAGCCAATGGGTGAGAAGAATGTCACTGAACTAGCAGGCATTGGGCCAGTCTTAGGAGAAAGGCTTGAAAGCAAGGGCTTTGATAAG GCTTATGTTGTTTTGGGCCAATTCTTAGTCTTGAAGAAGAACAAGGAGTTATTTATCGATTGGCTGAAAGACACTGCTGGTGCAAATTCAAAACAGTCTGGTGATTGTCACCAGTGTTTATCCGACTGGTGTGAAGAGTTTTTGTAA
- the LOC135213547 gene encoding methionine synthase reductase-like, with translation MDLVNAQRGNCCKAARFLILFASQTGNAKAIAENISEECEAKGLVHSISCTSENEKFSLETTDCVVFVGSTTGDGDPPDTARKFWRSINKKDKSCSAFAHLSYTVLGLGDTNYTNFCNFGKSVDRIFQNLGAKRFYPCGWADDGTGLEVVVEPWIEGLFPALREHLKYEESCSGSLNVNESKLSPDPFDTNKNESELLVTDLIMEKSDHYKNTELDAFEIANKLGLCVLQQKQLEGLSVKSCHFPTDAKLSVPVLPASYLVLKYQDALTEDSISNFKIPISNAASSVSEMKLISLKQLTARNAVKTAFEVTLQFRDTSDIFDYLPGDSFGILIKNPRAEVNLLLILLGISDVADKTYELTVDPATKKKNASVPGFIPTVGSLRYVFENCVDLRSVPKKPFIRTLIEYTSDPKEKQRLKELVSKEGSGEYSKFVRECNLTILDLLIIFQSCKPPVTVLLEHLPQLQPRAYSVISSPRSDPRQISFAFNVIEIKQGETVTFPRKGICTGWLSSFVDLIKKNEDHLGDMHLNETFEKLTLLDKNEVLVNVYLRSNQNFHLHKDNSIPIVMVGPGTGVAPFVGFLKHRQALLLSGNESEFGESWLFFGCRHRNRDYLYREELEKFHHDKILSHLKVCFSRDEDSAQGPKYVQDNIKLYGADLVSLIVDKRAIVYVCGDAKNMAKDVFEAFTSILEVNNDLSTVEARKYIAQMQIDKRYLQDVWA, from the exons ATGGACCTAGTGAATGCTCAGCGAGGAAATTGTTGTAAAGCAGCCCGGTTTCTTATACTCTTTGCTTCGCAGACTGGCAATGCGAAGGCAATCGCTGAAAATATAAGTGAAGAATGTGAAGCTAAAGGACTTGTTCATAGTATTTCGTGCACCAGTGAAAATGAGAAGTTCTCTCTAGAAACAACCGATTGTGTAGTATTTGTTGGCTCGACCACTG GAGATGGTGATCCTCCTGATACTGCTCGGAAGTTTTGGCgttcaataaacaaaaaagataagtCGTGCAGTGCCTTTGCACACCTGTCTTACACAGTCTTAGGCCTTGGAGATACCAATTATACCAACTTCTGTAATTTTGGGAAGTCTGTTGATCGAATATTTCAGAATCTTGGTGCAAAAAG gTTTTATCCTTGCGGCTGGGCTGATGATGGCACTGGATTAGAAGTTGTTGTTGAGCCTTGGATTGAAGGATTATTCCCTGCTTTAAGAGAACACTTGAAATATGAAGAAAGTTGCAGTGGGAGCCTGAATGTAAATGAATCAAAACTGAGTCCAGATCCTTTTGAcactaataaaaatgaaagtgaattgTTAGTGACAGATCTCATCATGGAAAAGTCAGATCATTATAAAAATACCGAACTGGATGCCTTTGAAATAGCTAATAAATTAGGTTTGTGTGTTTTACAACAGAAGCAACTTGAGGGTTTGTCAGTAAAGTCATGTCACTTTCCTACAGATGCAAAGTTATCTGTGCCTGTACTACCAGCATCATATTTAGTTTTAAAGTATCAAGATGCTTTAACAGAAGACAGTATTTCAAACTTCAAAATTCCCATTTCAAATGCAGCTTCTAGTGTTTCAGAAATGAAACTTATTTCATTGAAACAGCTGACTGCTAGAAATGCTGTTAAAACTGCTTTTGAAGTTACATTACAGTTCCGTGATACAAGTGATATATTTGACTACTTGCCTGGAGATTCGTTTGGAATTCTCATTAAGAACCCTAGAGCAGAGGTAAATTTGCTATTGATACTTTTAGGAATATCAGATGTGGCAGATAAAACATACGAGTTGACAGTTGACCCAGCTACCAAGAAGAAAAATGCATCTGTACCGGGTTTTATCCCTACTGTAGGTTCTCTTAGGTATGTTTTTGAAAACTGTGTAGACCTCAGGAGTGTTCctaaaaaacctttcattagAACGTTAATTGAGTACACATCTGATCCAAAAGAAAAACAACGTTTAAAGGAACTAGTGAGTAAAGAGGGCAGTGGTGAATATAGTAAATTTGTTAGAGAATGTAATCTCACAATATTGGACTTATTGATAATTTTTCAGTCTTGCAAGCCACCTGTGACTGTTCTTTTAGAACATTTGCCACAGCTTCAACCTCGTGCTTATTCAGTCATATCTTCTCCTCGTAGTGACCCCAGAcaaatttcatttgcatttaatgTAATAGAGATTAAGCAAGGAGAAACAGTCACTTTCCCTCGCAAAGGTATCTGTACTGGATGGCTGTCTTCATTTGttgatcttataaaaaaaaatgaggatcaTCTTGGTGATATGCATTTAAatgaaacttttgaaaaattaactttACTTGATAAGAATGAAGTTTTAGTTAATGTATACTTGAGAAGTAATCAGAACTTCCATTTACACAAGGATAATTCCATTCCTATTGTGATGGTAGGTCCAGGGACAGGAGTGGCACCATTTGTTGGGTTTCTTAAGCACCGTCAAGCATTATTGCTGTCTGGTAATGAGAGTGAGTTTGGAGAGTCGTGGTTGTTCTTTGGTTGCCGGCACAGGAACAGAGACTATTTATATCGTGAAGAATTAGAGAAGTTTCACCATGATAAAATTCTGAGTCACTTGAAGGTATGTTTTTCTAGGGATGAAGACTCCGCTCAAGGTCCTAAATATGTCCAGGATAACATAAAGTTATATGGTGCTGACCTTGTGTCTCTGATTGTAGATAAAAGAgctattgtgtatgtgtgtggtgatGCCAAAAATATGGCCAAAGATGTGTTTGAGGCTTTTACTTCAATATTAGAAGTAAATAATGATCTCTCTACAGTAGAGGCTAGGAAGTACATTGCACAAATGCAAATTGATAAAAGATATTTACAAGATGTCTGGGCATGA